A genomic window from Methanovulcanius yangii includes:
- a CDS encoding type II glyceraldehyde-3-phosphate dehydrogenase: protein MIRVAINGYGTIGKRVADAVAAQPDMEVVGVSKTRPSSEALIANERGYPLYITDIANRAKFEAAGIEVAGDVEEMLKKCDIVVDATPGGVGKENKKLYELYGVKAIWQGGEKHEVAGISFNSSCNYNDAFGADYVRVVSCNTTGLCRIIRLIDEKYDVKSVFATMVRRGSDPGGIKKGPVDAIVLNPVTIPSHHGPDVQTVLPDINIVTTAMIVPTTFMHMHVLQMELVNEATTADVLELIRSHPRIGLVKGSTGITSTAELRELASDMGRPRSDLWESCVYEDSVSVVGDRLYLFQAIHQEADVVVENIDAIRAMMKATAEAGESIRMTNEALGLKAI, encoded by the coding sequence ATGATTCGGGTTGCCATCAATGGCTACGGGACCATCGGCAAGAGGGTTGCCGACGCGGTCGCCGCACAGCCTGACATGGAAGTGGTGGGAGTATCCAAGACGAGGCCTTCATCCGAGGCACTCATTGCAAACGAACGGGGCTATCCGCTCTATATCACGGATATCGCTAACAGGGCAAAGTTCGAGGCGGCGGGCATCGAGGTCGCAGGTGACGTTGAGGAGATGCTCAAGAAGTGCGATATCGTGGTGGACGCAACGCCCGGCGGCGTCGGAAAGGAGAACAAGAAACTCTACGAGCTCTACGGCGTCAAGGCCATCTGGCAGGGCGGGGAGAAACATGAGGTCGCAGGCATCTCGTTCAACTCGTCGTGCAATTATAATGACGCCTTCGGTGCCGACTATGTACGCGTTGTCTCCTGCAACACGACGGGGCTGTGCCGGATCATCCGGCTTATCGACGAGAAGTACGACGTGAAATCGGTCTTTGCAACGATGGTGCGCCGCGGGTCGGACCCCGGTGGCATCAAGAAGGGCCCGGTCGACGCCATCGTCCTCAATCCGGTGACGATCCCCTCGCACCACGGTCCCGACGTCCAGACGGTGCTCCCGGACATCAACATCGTGACAACTGCGATGATCGTCCCTACGACCTTCATGCACATGCACGTCCTCCAGATGGAGCTCGTCAACGAAGCGACCACGGCAGACGTTCTCGAGCTGATCCGCAGCCACCCGCGTATCGGGCTCGTGAAGGGGTCGACCGGCATCACCTCGACGGCGGAACTCAGAGAGCTTGCCTCCGACATGGGCCGCCCGCGAAGCGACCTCTGGGAGTCCTGCGTCTACGAGGACTCGGTCTCGGTCGTCGGCGACAGGCTCTACCTCTTCCAGGCCATCCACCAGGAGGCCGACGTGGTCGTGGAGAACATCGACGCCATCCGGGCGATGATGAAGGCGACCGCGGAGGCGGGAGAGTCCATCCGGATGACGAACGAGGCGCTCGGACTGAAGGCTATCTAA
- a CDS encoding serine protein kinase RIO produces MADRDRLQDRFDREIEKMGVRIKDADSFKVEENVFDETTLLALYRLVHKGKIKEIGGSISTGKEANVFYGEGEEFPIAIKIYRIQSANFRSISDYIIGDPRFSSIRRSKKEIIFAWTKKEYSNLSRALEAGVRVPRPVFFDRNILLMEFMGEDEIPYPQLRQAHVEDYAPVYASILDSMKTLFNEAGLVHADLSEFNILFDGEEPIIIDIGQGVTPEHPKAIAFLVRDIKNINRYFSKKCPLRDEEEIFRDIVGEHRMEI; encoded by the coding sequence ATGGCAGACCGCGACCGCCTCCAGGACCGCTTCGACAGGGAGATCGAGAAGATGGGGGTCCGCATCAAGGACGCCGACTCCTTCAAGGTAGAGGAAAATGTGTTTGACGAGACGACCCTTCTCGCCCTGTACCGTCTCGTCCACAAGGGCAAAATCAAGGAGATCGGCGGGTCGATCTCCACCGGAAAGGAGGCAAACGTCTTCTACGGCGAGGGGGAGGAGTTTCCCATCGCCATTAAAATCTACCGCATCCAGTCGGCGAACTTCCGGTCCATCTCCGACTACATCATCGGCGACCCCCGGTTCTCCTCTATCCGCCGTTCGAAAAAGGAGATCATCTTCGCCTGGACGAAGAAGGAGTACTCCAATCTCTCCCGGGCACTGGAGGCAGGCGTCCGCGTGCCGCGACCGGTCTTTTTTGACCGCAACATACTGTTGATGGAATTCATGGGCGAGGACGAGATCCCCTATCCGCAGCTCAGGCAGGCGCATGTCGAGGATTACGCCCCGGTCTATGCGAGCATCCTCGACTCCATGAAGACCCTCTTCAACGAGGCGGGCCTCGTGCATGCCGACCTCTCCGAGTTCAATATCCTCTTCGACGGGGAGGAGCCGATCATCATCGACATCGGGCAGGGCGTCACACCCGAACACCCGAAGGCGATCGCCTTCCTCGTCCGCGACATAAAAAATATCAACCGCTACTTCAGCAAAAAATGCCCGCTGCGCGATGAGGAAGAGATCTTCCGCGACATCGTGGGCGAACACCGGATGGAGATTTAG
- a CDS encoding tyrosine--tRNA ligase, with protein sequence MDDYELATRNTVEVVTEEELRSVLSQETKRVYAGYEPSGEIHLGHLVTINKLMDLRDAGFDVVVLLADLHAYLNRKGTMEEVGELADYNRRCFEAVGLTGVEFVLGSEFQLSPDYQLDVLRLSQKISLKRATRSMDEVGRQMDNPMVSQMVYPIMQMVDIAHLKVDAAAGGIDQRKIHMLARENLPTIGVKAPLCIHTPILNGLDGKKMSSSQKNYISVADSEEVITKKMKKAFCPPEIEENPVLQVLKYHVFPRAGTVTMQRPEKFGGNREFTSYEEMEGAYAAGDIHPADLKAAVAGGLIEVLEGAREYMNANRPE encoded by the coding sequence ATGGATGATTACGAACTTGCGACGAGAAATACGGTCGAAGTCGTCACCGAGGAGGAGCTGAGAAGCGTCCTTTCGCAGGAGACGAAGCGGGTCTACGCGGGCTACGAGCCCTCCGGCGAGATCCACCTCGGCCACCTCGTCACCATCAATAAACTCATGGACCTCAGGGACGCGGGCTTCGATGTCGTCGTGCTCCTGGCAGACCTCCATGCATACCTGAACCGCAAGGGGACAATGGAGGAAGTGGGCGAGCTTGCGGACTATAACCGGCGGTGTTTCGAGGCCGTCGGCCTCACCGGCGTGGAGTTCGTGCTCGGCTCCGAGTTCCAGCTCTCGCCCGACTACCAGCTCGACGTTCTCCGGCTTTCCCAGAAGATCAGCCTGAAGCGGGCCACCCGCTCGATGGACGAGGTCGGCCGCCAGATGGACAATCCGATGGTCTCCCAGATGGTCTACCCCATCATGCAGATGGTCGACATCGCCCACCTGAAGGTCGACGCGGCCGCAGGCGGCATCGACCAGCGCAAAATTCACATGCTCGCCCGCGAAAACCTCCCCACCATCGGGGTGAAGGCGCCCCTGTGCATCCACACGCCGATCCTCAACGGGCTCGACGGGAAGAAGATGTCCTCGTCCCAGAAGAACTATATCTCCGTCGCCGACTCCGAGGAAGTCATCACGAAGAAGATGAAGAAGGCCTTCTGCCCGCCGGAGATCGAGGAGAACCCCGTCCTCCAGGTCCTCAAATACCACGTCTTCCCGCGGGCGGGGACGGTCACCATGCAGCGGCCGGAGAAGTTCGGCGGAAACCGCGAATTTACCTCGTATGAGGAGATGGAAGGTGCTTATGCGGCAGGCGACATCCACCCCGCCGACCTGAAGGCCGCCGTTGCAGGCGGGCTCATCGAGGTGCTTGAGGGCGCCCGCGAGTACATGAACGCAAACCGCCCCGAGTAA
- a CDS encoding glycine betaine ABC transporter substrate-binding protein has translation MAVFCGIFTAGCTDDGGGGPTPTAAPVKEVSIGYVLWDSEIASTNVVKAVYEQAGYDVELKAVDAGPLYQALADGQVDMSVSSWMPATHAAYWETYGDDIVMVGTNLEGAKIGLVVPAYVTIDSITEMNGVADQFNGEIIGIEPGAGIMAATETAIEVYDLDYTLVPSSSAAMAAELSDAYANGEWIVVTGWTPHWKFVRFDLKYLDDPEGVYGGEEYIASLARMGFEEDDPEGYAILERFSWNAEDMEEVMLAIEDGATPEEAAQAWVDDNQDRVLSWING, from the coding sequence TTTCACGGCGGGGTGTACGGATGACGGGGGGGGCGGACCGACACCTACCGCGGCACCGGTTAAGGAGGTCAGTATCGGCTATGTGCTCTGGGATTCGGAGATCGCAAGCACCAATGTGGTAAAGGCGGTCTATGAACAGGCGGGCTATGACGTCGAGCTCAAGGCCGTTGACGCCGGTCCGCTGTACCAGGCACTCGCTGACGGACAGGTCGATATGTCGGTCTCCTCGTGGATGCCCGCCACCCATGCGGCCTACTGGGAGACCTATGGGGATGACATCGTGATGGTCGGTACCAACCTCGAAGGCGCCAAAATCGGACTCGTGGTTCCCGCCTATGTGACGATCGACTCGATCACCGAGATGAACGGTGTGGCTGATCAGTTCAATGGGGAGATCATCGGTATCGAACCGGGTGCCGGCATCATGGCGGCGACCGAGACCGCCATCGAGGTCTATGATCTTGACTATACCCTCGTGCCGTCTTCGAGTGCGGCGATGGCTGCCGAACTGAGTGATGCGTATGCAAATGGTGAGTGGATCGTCGTCACCGGATGGACGCCGCACTGGAAGTTCGTCCGCTTCGACCTGAAGTACCTCGATGACCCCGAGGGCGTCTACGGCGGCGAGGAGTACATTGCAAGCCTTGCCCGGATGGGCTTCGAGGAGGACGACCCTGAGGGATACGCCATCCTTGAGCGATTCTCCTGGAACGCAGAGGACATGGAAGAAGTGATGCTCGCAATCGAGGACGGTGCCACCCCTGAAGAGGCCGCTCAGGCCTGGGTGGATGATAACCAGGACAGGGTCCTCTCCTGGATCAACGGGTAG